In Allocoprobacillus halotolerans, a genomic segment contains:
- a CDS encoding TnpV protein, which produces MNKLEYISSLLEETSQKITHDGTSWMKFLDTTCYMFKYSFTDQILIHAQRPDATVCASFDTWNNRMGRWIKKGSKGIALIQETRYGYGLRYVFDVSDTESNKKPVRTWSIDESMHDVVIEQLSNEFKLDIKSTNLEEVLTHVSKQLVEGSYSDYLIQLNKFIDDSSLMLYGEHEIKQLLVRLMENSLSYALMKRCQLDTNLYFDEEDFNGIELLDTPDTIGVLGNAHRDMSDEVLSKIGVIARDLIKNQNRTFEKSSEKLDNEVENKGEGGITDEHNIQSGRGLSVSKSQDGQNEDNWEIRNDASSLSQGESARTLVRSHEQESIEHTLATNSSGSEMMMEQLMEQMLIKNPAPDKKTNQMAWVGHMNSLKEQVEEIILTQLIYN; this is translated from the coding sequence TTGAATAAATTGGAATATATAAGCAGTCTTTTAGAAGAAACATCACAAAAGATTACTCATGATGGTACAAGCTGGATGAAATTTCTTGATACAACGTGCTACATGTTTAAATACAGCTTTACCGATCAGATATTGATTCATGCTCAAAGACCAGATGCAACAGTGTGTGCGTCCTTTGATACATGGAATAACAGAATGGGCAGGTGGATCAAGAAAGGTTCTAAAGGAATTGCATTGATTCAAGAAACTAGATACGGTTATGGATTGCGATATGTTTTTGATGTTTCTGATACTGAATCAAACAAAAAGCCAGTCAGGACATGGTCAATTGATGAATCTATGCATGATGTGGTAATTGAACAGTTAAGTAATGAGTTTAAGCTGGATATAAAAAGCACAAATCTAGAAGAAGTTTTAACTCATGTTTCAAAACAATTAGTAGAGGGTAGCTATTCGGATTATCTTATTCAGTTAAATAAATTCATTGATGACAGTTCGCTGATGTTATATGGTGAACATGAAATTAAACAGCTGTTAGTAAGGCTGATGGAAAATTCATTAAGCTATGCACTGATGAAAAGATGTCAGTTAGATACAAATCTTTATTTTGATGAAGAAGATTTTAATGGAATTGAGCTGCTTGATACACCTGATACAATTGGTGTGTTAGGAAATGCACATCGAGATATGTCAGATGAAGTTCTGTCAAAAATAGGCGTGATTGCAAGAGATTTAATCAAAAATCAAAATCGCACATTTGAAAAATCATCAGAAAAGTTAGACAATGAAGTTGAAAATAAAGGTGAAGGAGGAATAACAGATGAGCATAACATACAGTCAGGTAGAGGATTATCAGTTTCCAAATCTCAAGATGGACAAAACGAAGATAACTGGGAAATACGCAATGATGCGTCGAGCTTATCTCAAGGAGAATCAGCCAGGACACTTGTTCGCTCTCATGAGCAGGAATCAATTGAACACACACTTGCAACAAATTCAAGTGGAAGTGAAATGATGATGGAGCAGTTAATGGAACAGATGTTAATCAAAAACCCAGCACCAGACAAGAAAACCAATCAAATGGCTTGGGTGGGACATATGAACAGCCTCAAGGAACAGGTGGAGGAAATCATTCTCACTCAGCTCATTTACAACTAG
- a CDS encoding protein kinase domain-containing protein, giving the protein MLGIIQLCETLEKLHEKGISHRDIKPSNIYYYNDRFCFGDFGLVDFPDNINNLTRSDRGLGAIFTIAPEMKRNPKDADGKKADVFSLAKTMWMLLTKNEKGYDGVYNFQDSTHGLHFIKDYKDIHLVEIEELFQESTNNDPNLRPTIKEFKEKLLLWIEIISDLNKSQASDWKFLNKQLFGLYPPDSSSWQDINSIVEILNIITSIPAYNHMLFHTNGGLDLFYAKKANEDNCIKLYDTIGFCYIVKPKRLYFEGFNKNYKWNYFLLELDELEPILETPVYFDRENLVEDIPGHYVSAQYAQYGVYDYDSGMLLPKGFEVIERFVKGRIMIVMKTGPYNGINGTYDGRHGDCTIDEFRRYIDNLVKYYSKAYTYIKQNKEFNNLSEDEIEARILRLEFFNKNPFSEKVNHIEELRIKEKIKQEEMISKYIESNFMNWNFTDIISEYIDSASTNIKFTFKFKAIDNDIFDLISDKCYYLCKDGYIKKLKLSIDDCFSLSDRTKAIEMQNMLTKRVIDFLQERELAELKKYESYFSISLVRNGRPSHLFTKEEIQYVMMQADDRVNNQLVIDENGYAHIINDTRLGHLYPVSHEIWEAGNNYVGKYSKLGTLDDNYISSLQNWIMYLETGKHQSADYVDEERNVDELLKK; this is encoded by the coding sequence GTGCTAGGGATAATTCAACTATGTGAAACCTTAGAAAAATTACATGAAAAAGGAATATCTCATAGAGATATTAAACCATCTAATATTTATTATTATAACGATAGGTTTTGCTTTGGAGATTTTGGTTTAGTTGATTTTCCTGATAATATCAATAATCTTACTAGGTCAGATAGAGGTTTAGGAGCTATTTTTACCATTGCTCCTGAAATGAAGCGAAATCCTAAAGATGCTGATGGGAAAAAGGCAGATGTTTTTTCTTTGGCTAAAACAATGTGGATGTTATTAACCAAAAATGAAAAAGGGTATGATGGTGTATATAACTTCCAAGATTCAACACATGGATTACATTTTATTAAAGATTATAAAGATATACATCTTGTTGAAATAGAAGAACTTTTTCAAGAATCAACTAATAATGATCCAAATTTGCGTCCTACAATAAAAGAATTTAAAGAAAAACTGTTACTTTGGATTGAGATTATATCCGATTTGAATAAATCACAAGCTAGTGATTGGAAATTTCTTAATAAACAGTTATTTGGATTGTATCCTCCGGATTCTTCATCATGGCAAGATATCAATTCAATAGTAGAAATATTAAATATTATTACTAGTATACCAGCGTATAATCATATGCTTTTTCATACAAATGGTGGATTGGATTTGTTTTATGCAAAAAAAGCAAATGAAGATAACTGCATTAAACTATATGATACGATAGGTTTTTGTTATATAGTCAAACCAAAGAGATTATATTTTGAAGGTTTTAATAAAAATTATAAATGGAATTATTTTTTGTTAGAATTAGATGAATTAGAACCAATTCTTGAAACCCCAGTATATTTTGATCGTGAAAATCTTGTAGAGGATATACCAGGACATTATGTTTCAGCGCAATATGCTCAATATGGTGTTTATGATTATGATAGTGGAATGCTTCTACCGAAAGGGTTTGAGGTGATAGAACGTTTTGTTAAGGGTAGAATCATGATTGTAATGAAAACAGGGCCTTATAATGGAATTAATGGAACTTATGATGGGAGACATGGAGATTGTACAATTGATGAGTTTCGAAGGTATATAGATAATTTGGTTAAATATTATTCAAAAGCATATACCTATATTAAGCAAAATAAAGAATTTAATAATCTTTCTGAAGATGAAATTGAAGCAAGGATACTTCGATTAGAATTTTTTAATAAAAATCCTTTTAGTGAGAAAGTAAATCATATAGAAGAACTAAGAATAAAAGAAAAAATAAAACAAGAAGAGATGATTTCTAAATATATAGAAAGTAATTTTATGAATTGGAATTTTACAGATATTATTTCAGAATATATTGATTCAGCTTCAACTAATATAAAGTTCACCTTTAAATTTAAAGCAATAGATAATGATATTTTTGATTTAATAAGTGATAAATGTTATTATCTTTGTAAAGATGGATATATCAAAAAATTAAAGTTATCTATTGATGATTGTTTTTCTCTTTCAGACAGAACAAAAGCAATAGAAATGCAAAATATGTTAACGAAACGAGTGATAGACTTTCTTCAAGAAAGGGAATTGGCTGAATTGAAAAAATATGAAAGTTATTTTTCTATATCACTCGTAAGAAATGGACGTCCTTCCCATTTGTTTACAAAAGAAGAAATTCAATATGTAATGATGCAGGCTGATGATAGAGTTAATAATCAATTAGTGATTGATGAGAATGGTTATGCACATATAATAAATGATACTAGACTTGGCCACTTATATCCTGTATCTCATGAAATATGGGAAGCAGGAAATAATTATGTTGGGAAATATTCTAAGTTAGGTACTTTGGATGATAATTATATTTCTTCATTACAGAACTGGATTATGTATTTAGAAACTGGAAAACATCAGAGTGCTGATTATGTGGATGAAGAAAGAAATGTTGATGAACTTTTGAAAAAATAG
- a CDS encoding protein kinase domain-containing protein, whose product MSNHKCRYESIYQEIGKLGKGGNATVLHVKNKKNNKDFALKLLTNKQFYEKKQRFTDEIKIMVNNYKEIEGVMPIYDFSYNEYWYSMPIATPILDHLEKKLVLMKLC is encoded by the coding sequence ATGTCAAATCATAAGTGTAGATATGAAAGTATATATCAAGAAATTGGAAAGTTGGGAAAAGGTGGGAATGCAACAGTATTACACGTAAAAAATAAAAAGAATAATAAGGATTTTGCTTTGAAACTTTTAACAAATAAACAATTTTATGAAAAAAAACAACGTTTTACAGATGAAATTAAAATTATGGTAAATAATTATAAAGAAATAGAAGGAGTTATGCCCATTTATGATTTTTCATATAATGAATATTGGTATAGTATGCCTATTGCTACACCGATTTTAGACCATTTAGAGAAAAAACTAGTATTAATGAAATTGTGCTAG
- a CDS encoding LPD28 domain-containing protein gives MKLRAVIEGNGKRHYVDFYGESKKINKAIQDIDSKKYLHNIKFNDDVIKIRFTKVSNDVLKKLVSLVKEGDSVDLFCIQCRRLLDESYIQYFLDHYDNYQDISECYVDYIMFQLETMNNRESHKPSLPNPNELKYETYYLFNHKVLFTPLRIHEELLPKGIYKYEVRNDESGNMVELAKNIVVNHWGTILSSRRLKLNEDGYIKIIEGKDLVDINEGVMSLQQYFNPIKKQVASYVL, from the coding sequence ATGAAGCTTCGTGCAGTTATAGAAGGCAATGGAAAAAGGCATTATGTAGATTTCTATGGTGAAAGTAAAAAGATTAATAAGGCAATTCAAGACATAGACAGCAAAAAATATCTTCATAATATTAAATTCAATGATGATGTCATAAAGATACGCTTTACCAAAGTATCAAATGATGTATTAAAGAAACTTGTATCACTTGTTAAGGAAGGTGATAGTGTTGATTTGTTTTGTATTCAGTGCAGGAGATTACTTGACGAAAGTTATATTCAATACTTTTTAGATCATTACGATAATTATCAAGATATAAGTGAATGTTATGTTGACTATATCATGTTTCAGCTGGAAACGATGAATAATCGTGAGAGTCATAAACCATCATTACCTAATCCAAATGAACTTAAATATGAAACATATTATCTTTTTAATCATAAAGTCCTGTTTACTCCATTAAGAATTCATGAAGAACTGCTTCCTAAAGGAATCTATAAATATGAAGTAAGAAATGATGAATCAGGCAATATGGTTGAATTAGCTAAGAATATAGTTGTTAATCATTGGGGTACTATCTTATCTTCAAGAAGGCTGAAACTTAATGAAGATGGCTATATAAAAATCATAGAAGGTAAGGATTTAGTAGATATAAATGAGGGTGTAATGTCACTTCAACAATATTTCAATCCAATAAAAAAACAAGTTGCTAGTTATGTACTATAA